A region from the Ricinus communis isolate WT05 ecotype wild-type unplaced genomic scaffold, ASM1957865v1 Ctg22, whole genome shotgun sequence genome encodes:
- the LOC125368899 gene encoding 30S ribosomal protein S7, chloroplastic-like — MIFLALIKGKLILENPCTLMSRRGTAEEKTAKSDPIYRNRLVNMLVNRILKHGKKPLAYQIIYRAMKKIQQKTETNPLSVLRQAIRGVTPDIAVKARRVGGSTHQVPVEIGSTQGKALAIRWLLGASRKRPGRNMAFKLSSELVDAAKGSGDAIRKKEETHRMAEANRAFAHFR; from the coding sequence atgatttttttagcCCTTATAAAAGGAAAACTGATTCTTGAGAACCCTTGCACGCTCATGTCACGTCGAGGTACTGCAGAAGAAAAAACTGCAAAATCCGATCCAATTTATCGTAATCGATTAGTTAACATGTTGGTTAACCGTATTCTGAAACACGGAAAAAAACCATTGGCTTATCAAATTATCTATCGAGCCATGAAAAAGATTCAACAAAAGACAGAAACAAATCCACTATCTGTTTTACGTCAAGCAATACGTGGAGTAACTCCCGATATAGCAGTAAAAGCAAGACGTGTAGGCGGATCGACTCATCAAGTTCCCGTTGAAATAGGATCCACACAAGGAAAAGCACTTGCCATTCGTTGGTTATTAGGGGCATCCCGAAAACGTCCGGGTCGAAATATGGCTTTCAAATTAAGTTCCGAATTAGTGGATGCTGCCAAAGGGAGTGGTGATGCCATACGCAAAAAGGAAGAGACTCATAGAATGGCAGAGGCAAATAGAGCTTTTGCACATTTTCGTTAA